The DNA window GAAGCCCGAAATGCTCAATCAGCTTCTCAAGCGTCCGATCCGTTGAACCATCATTAATGACGATCACCTCATATTGCGGATATTCGATGCTGAGCAGCGAGCGGATCGAGCCGACGATGCCAGCTTCCTCATTATAGGCGGGAACGAGGATGGACACCGGCTTTGCATAGCTCACATCGAGCAGCTCCTCGTACGGCTCCCAGTCATCCAGCCGATGGGTGCGCCGTAAGTGGACGAAGGAAACGGCGAGCAGAAATGTATAAAAAACGACGACACCGGCCATGTAAACGAGCACAGCCTGCCCGATGGCCGCCACAAGTGTCTGCCATGGCCCCACTATATCTCCTCCCCTTCGAGCCATTGCCTTGCCATATCACGGGCGTAGCGGTCGTCCACATTTTGGGCCGCTGTACGCAATACAGCCCGGCCGCCCGGAAGGCGGGCGATGGCCGCGGCCGCCTCCGAACGAACGGCAAAGGAACGGTCTGAAAGCCGCTCGCACAGAAGCGGGAGCAGCTTTTCTTCCCGGCATTTTCCGGCAAGGCGGGCCGCCATCAATCTCTCTTGCCAATGCGGCGAGCGCAAGTGGCGCTCGAGCTGCCGCGCGCCAAGCGGCACACCGATTTCTGCCATCGCCTTGAGCGCACGAACGCGGATTTCCCATTCTTCCGATGCCAGTAGCCACTGCAAAAACAGCTGCTCTTGACGGCGGCGGATGCCGATCATGTCGATCAACGCATATTTTCCCGCCGGCGGCAGTTCAGCAAACCGCTTTTTCACCTGCTGAAGCAGCTGCTCGCCCATATGACCAAAAATAATGCGATACGCAAATTCCGTCAACTCATATCTCGGTTGAAGCACATACGTCACGACCGGACGATAATCAAATTTGGCGAAAATGGCCAATATTTTCGCTGCCTCTCCTTCTGTGACCTCATCGGAGCGGTACAGCCGTTCGATGTCGGGCAGCATCCCTTTCATCTGCAAATCTTCGATGAGAAACAGCGCGTTCATCCGCTCGCTCCATTGCCGGCTTGCCAGCCGGCGGCGCAGCCAGCCTTGAAAGTGCGCTTCAGCAAACGCGCGAAGGCGCGCCTGCACATGCTCCCCTTTCAGTAGCGAGGCAAAGCTGTCCAACAGTTGGAGCACAGCCTCCCGCTCAAGCGGCGATGAAAAACGAAACGAAAGCTCCTCCTCTCCGAGCAAATAGCGGAGCAGCGGGAGACGGCGTTCTTCCTTATAGGCGCGAAGCCGGGCCTGGCGCCGGTTTTCCCGCCATTTGCGCATGACCAAATAAATGAATAGCCCGGTCAGCACCGCCAACAAAGCAGCCGCCATCGCGACGGCGAAAACGAGCGCCATTACTCCTCCAACTCCTTTAGCAGCCGGCGCAGCCGCGCTTCAAGCTCAAGCCATTTGAACGGCTTTGTCACATACTCATCGACCCCTTTTTCGAGAGCATGGGCAATTTCCCGCTCATCTTGGCGCGACGTCAGCATCATCACTTTATGCGGCATTCGCCGACGGCGGAGGCGGTGCAATACCTCGAGGCCGTCCATTTTCGGCATAACCCGGTCTAGAATGACGACGAAGCGCCGTCCATGTTCGCAGAGCGGCGATTCGAGGAAGGAAAGCCCGTCGCCAAACTCATAAATGTCCACTTCCCGCTCCTGCTCGGCGGCAAGCTTGCGAACGAGATCAGCGATGACCGTCCGCGCCAATTCATCGTCGTCGACGATGGCAACAGACCACCGCTGTGTATCCGCCTGGCGATGTTGTTTTTCGGCCTGAGCGCCATTGGCGTGGGACGTTTGCCTCCGCGCTTCTTCAACTCGGTTGCCGCCCTTTCTTTTGGCTTCATACAGCGCTTTGTCGGCCAAGTTGAGCCAATGATCGAGCGGTTCGTTCGGATCGTCGCATTCGACAAAACCGGCGGAAAACGTGCACGACAGGCGCACGCCATCCGCCTCGACTTCCTCGGAAGCGAACTGGCGCTGCAGCCGTCTAAGCACGCGGCGCGCCTCTCCTGTCGATGTTTTTGCCAGCCAAACGACAAACTCCTCGCCCCCAAAGCGGACGACCGTATCCATTCCCCGCGTATGTTGAAGCAAAAAGGCAGCCAGCTTTTTTAACACCGCATCACCCACCAAGTGGCCGAAACGGTCATTGACTTGCTTGAAATGGTCCAAATCGAGCAGCGCCAAACAGCTCGGTGTCCCGGAACGCTCGAGATCGCTGCGCAGGCGGACATACACTCGCGGCAAGTATTTACGATTGTAGACGCCGGTTAACTCATCAATAAGTACAAGTTCATCAATTTTCCGCTTTTTTTCTACGAGACGCCGAACACGAATGAACAGCTCGCCAGCTGCAGCCGGCTTCACGATGACATCGTCGGCGCCAAGCTCATACCATTTTAGATGGACGGCTTTGCGCCCATCCCTGCTGACGATCACTACTGGAATGTAGCAAGGGCGACCGGTGTTCTCGAGCAGCGCAAGGAAAGAAGGAGTTTCCAAATGATCTTCCCCGATGTCGACGATGATGCAGTCCGGGTTGAGGCGAAACATCGATGCCGCCGCCTGTTCGAGGGAAGGAAGCGTGATGAAGCGCCACGGTACGGTTTGCAATGATCCGCGGAGATAAGCAAAAAATAGCGGATCATTTCCGCAAAGGAGAACATCGGCTTCCGTCCCTCCGCGTTGCGGGGGGGAAGCGATTGGAGAATCGGTTTCTTCGGCTTCATAGCAGCGGCGAAGGAGCGGAACCATCTCTGCCAGCGCCTCCTCCGCCGTCCATTGCCGTTCCTTTTGCCTGCTCATTCCCTGGAGAATCCGTTCCGCTTCGGCAGCGATATCATTGCGGCCGATCACCTCCGCCGCCCGGCCGATGGCACCGAAAAACCGGATCAGCTCCGCGCTGCTGAGCGGTGATGAAGCCTCCCATTGTTCATACTGTTCTTTCATCTGGTCTAGTAACGAGACGACATAGGAATCCAACTTCCCTCTCCTTTCTTCATAGTAACCACTTCCTAATTGCGGTAAAAAGAAGTTCTCGCGCTGCTTCCATTTTCGCATCCCCTTTTTGGCGGGGGGTGGTCAAGGGCGAATCCGGCCTTGAGCATCCTCCGCTGCTCATTGGGATGGTCTATGCGGAGTTTTCATAAAACTTTTGACGCTACCTTTTTCCTATTACTAATATAATCGATCCGGAAAAAAACATGAAAAGAAAAGAACACGACCCCCGCGAACTTTCCGCCGACCAAACAAAAAAGCCGCTGCCTTTATGCAACGGCTCTATTCAATACAAAAAGTCAAGCAGGCGGCGGTCCGCCAAATTCGTATCAACCGGACAAACTTCCGCGTCGCGCCCGTACTGCCAGACCCAGACGTTCGCGCTGCAAGGCGGGGCGGCCGGCTGGTAGCGCGGCGCTTTTTGTTCTTTCGTCGTTCCCGGCCTTGGAGCCGCGCTCCAAATGACGGCCTGCACCGCCACTTGATTGTTCCTCCCCACCGCCTCGCAATAAGCGGCGGCGAAATCTCCCTTCGTTGGATCGGCGTACAGTCCCGGGCGATACCCGGTCGGATAGAGTGTTTCCACCCAAGCAGCGATCCAAGCCGCGTCGACGGCAAAAAAGTCTTCAATGTTGGCAAACAGCAATTTATTTTTCGGAATGCCGAGCCGCCGCGCATGGAACACCGCATTGCGCGCCGCCACTTGCCCGTTCGCATAGCCGACCGCCTCACGAAAGGCGTTGTAGATGGGCATCACTTTTACTCCATAGTTGCGGATGCGCGTGATCTCGTCCCGCGTCAACCCTTCCGACACATTGGGCACTTCCACCAAATAGCGGCCCCAAAATTTCGGGTAACCGAGCTCTGTCCGTACGCATTGAAACAATTGGTCCGTTACGACTTGCGCCGAATCAACGCCCCAAACACCTCTTACCATCCTTCCCCCTCCTTCGCGGTCACATTGCCACAGTTATGTATATGAGGGGGACAGCTTGTTTTATACGGCTGCTAGCGGCGCTCCCGATCCTCTTTCGCCCAGTCGCCTTTTAACAGCTGGAACCAGCCGTTGCGCTTAAACCAAATAAACATCGTTATGCCGATGGTTGCCATGACAGCCAATACGGCAAAGTACCCATATTTCCAGCGCAGTTCAGGCATATAGTCAAAGTTCATCCCATAAATGCCGGCAATAAAGGTGAGCGGCATAAAAATCGTCGTAATGGCCGTAAACGTCATCATAATGTTATTCATTCTGTTGGAGTTGAGCGACAAATAGCTGTCCCGAATATCGGCGGTAATTTCCCGATTCGTCTCAATCATTTCCGATAGCTTTAATAAATGATCGTAAATATCATGGAAATACAACTGCCGCTCTTTCATGCGCTGCAGCCGATCGGAGTGGATGATGCGGTACAATAAGTCGCGCATCGGCACAATCGTCCGGCGCAATCTCGATAAATCGCCGCGAATATCAAACACTTTTTCGATCACGTCATGAATCGGCTCGTTGTTCGTATTTTCCTCTAAATCATTCAACACATCTTCAATGTAGTACAGCGGGGGGAAGTAATCATCAACGAGCTTGTCGATCAGCCGATACATGACATGAAACGGCCCCTGCTGCACGTCCTGCTCGCGCTTCAGCCGCTCCCATACGTCCTCGACCGCATGAACCGGCGACTTATGAAACGAAACGATAAAGTTTTGTCCGACAAACAGATCGACTTCCTCAGCCTCAAGCGTCGTCCCCGCAATCGCATGGAGGACAACAAATAAGTAGCGGTCATAAAAATCGAGTTTCGGCCGCTGCACATATTCCAAACAGTCCTCAATCGCGAGCGGGTGGAAACGGAAAAACGAGGCGAGCAAGTCTGCCTCCTCGTCCGTCGGCTCATGAAAATCGACCCAATACCATGAAACGTCCGGGCTGTTGACGAACGTTAAATCGACATCATGTATAACCTCAAACTCTTTTGTTACGACACACGTACGGATCATCGCCATCTCACCTTGCCATTTTTTCTCTTCTTATCATAACCGAAAAGACGTTACACCCCAACAAAAAACGGGTATAGAAATCGTGTAGAGAAAAAATTGACAAAAAATATTTATCTAAATTTTCTTTACATTTTCACCAAAAACGATGATAATATAAAAAAGGGAACTCCTTCGTTCCCATATGGGAGGGAATCAACGATGTACGAAAAACAGTATCCGAACGAAGGCGCCGTATTGTTCAACCAGCCGGAAGAAAAAAGCAGCTATGGTCCAATGGCCGAACGAGTATTGAAAGAAGCGATCTTCCAGTTTCAGAGAAAAAAACTGATGGAAAAAATTGATGAGGCGCTCGCTGCCGGCAACAAGCCGCTGTTTTTCAAACTTTCCGCCCAATATAACGACTTGTTGAAAAAATACGGCGTGTAAAAGGAGCGAACGAAGTTGGAGTGTGAATCATCCATGACAGGGTGAGCCCCATTTCCGTCTGCGGAAACGATCCGAACGGAAAGGGGCTCATTTTTGTTTTTCTGTTTTTCATTCTCAATGGTACAATAGAGAAAAAACGGAAAGGTGGACAACTCGTGAAACACCTCATTCAGCCACGCGTCCAATCCATTCAACTATCAGGCATCCGCCAGTTTTTCAACCTTGTCGCCGGCCGGCCGGGGCTAGTTTCCTTGACGATCGGCCAGCCGGATTTTCCGACACCTGATCATGTCAAAGCGGCCGCCCAAGAAGCGATCGCCGCTGATTTCACCACGTATACGGCGAACGCCGGCCTCCTTGAGCTGCGCCAGGCGGCTTGTCAGTTTGTCGCCGATAAATACGGGCTTCGCTACAGCCCGGATGAAGTGATCGCCACCGTCGGCGCCAGTCAAGCGCTTGATATTACGTTTCGCACCATTTTAGAAGAAGGGACAGAAGTGCTTCTTCCCGCGCCGGTCTACCCTGGCTATGAGCCGCTCATCCGCCTGTGCGGGGCGAAACCGGTGTACATCGACACAAGACAAAACGGCTTTCGTCTGTCGGCCGAGCTGATCGCGCCTTACATCACCGACAAGACGCGCTGTCTCGTCCTTCCGTATCCGTCCAATCCGACCGGAACGACGCTGTCAAGTGAAGCGCTTGAATCGATCGCCGCGCTGATGAAAGGACGGCCGATTTGGATCGTGTCTGATGAAATTTACAGCGAGCTCGTCTATCGCGGCCACCACCGCTCGATCGCTGAATGGCTGCCAGAGCAGACGATCGTCATCAACGGGCTAAGCAAATCGCACTCGATGACCGGCTGGCGCATCGGGTTTGTCTTCGCCCCTTCCTTTGTCATCGAACAGATGCTCAAAGTGCACCAGTACAGCGTCTCCTGCACGTCATCCGTCAGTCAAAAGGCGGCGGTTGCGGCGCTTACTGCCGGCAAAAACGACGCCGAGGCGATGCGCGCCGCTTACGCCGAACGGCTTGAGTACGCATACAATCGCCTCACGGCCATGGGGCTTCCGGTCGAAAAACCGGACGGCGCGTTTTATTTATTTCCATCGATCGCTGCGTTTCATATGCCATCGTTTGATTTTGCCGTTGATGTCGTTGAAAAAGCCGGCGTCGCCCTCGTCCCCGGCAGCGCCTTTTCAGAATACGGCGAAGGCTATGTCCGCCTGTCGTACGCCTATTCGCTCGATGTGCTCAAAGAAGGGCTCGATCGGCTCGAGCGATACATTCAGACGAAGAGGAACAGCCGGTAAAATGAGAGCGGCTTCGTTTTCCTTTCAGCGCGATGCCGCATGCGGCTTCCACCGGCTGATTTGCGCACATATGCAAAAAAGGAGGGCCCGCAAAAGCAACGGGACCCCTTTTTCATCGCTATATACGGCTATATGCGTTTTCTCTTGGAGGAAGGCGGCCTTTTCGGTCAGATCGTTTCCTCTCTTTTTTACGGCACAAGCAACAGCTTGCCGCTCGTTTTCCGCCCTTGCAGCAGCTCGTGCACCATGGCAGCCTGTTCAAGCGGATAGACGCCGCCGATGGTCAGCTCTAAACTTCCTTCTTGCACCCAATGGAGCAGTTCGCGCAAGCTTTGCTCGTACAGCGCCCGCTTCCGCATGATCTGCGGCAAGAAAAAGCCGATGATGGACCAGTTTTTCGCCATCAGGCGAACCGGGTTTAGGCGCGTCATCTCCCCGCTTGCCGCACCGTAGACAACAAGGCGGCCGAACGGGGCAAGGCAATCAAGCGTTTGGTGGAAAATGTCGCCGCCCGCCATTTCCAAAGCAACGTCAACCCCGCGGCCTTGGGTCGCCTCCATCACGGCCTTAGACCAGTCGTTTTTCGTATAATCGACCGTCACATCGGCGCCAAGACGGCGAGCGAGCGCCCGCTTCTCCTCGGTGCTCGCCGTGGCGATGACGGTTTTCGCGCCAAACCGTTTCGCCAGCTGCACAGCGAGCGTGCCGACGCCGCCGGCTGCCGCATGGACGAGCACTGTTTCCCCTTCTTCAAGGCGACCCATCGTTTTCAAAATGTGATAGGCGCTTAACCCTTGCACCGGCAGCGCGGCCGCTTGGCGGGCATCAACTCCGTCCGGCAGCGGCACGACCGCCCGTTCATCAACAACGACATACTCGGCGTAGCCGCCCGCCTCGATCAAGGCGACGACGCGCTGTCCTGGACGGATCGTCTGCACGTTTGGACCGACTTCGCGGACGACGCCGGCCACTTCGGTGCCGGGCACGAATGGAAGCGGCGTCGGTACAACGTAGCGTCCTTCCCGCCTCGCTGTGTCGGCGTAATTGACGCCAATCGCCTCCGCTTCAATCAACACATGCCGTCCGGATGGCGACGGGCGCTCGATCTCTTTCACTTTGAGCACGCCCGGACCGCCGTACTCTGTAAATTGCACAATTCTCATTGCCGTTTCCCCTCCCTTGCTGCTTTCATTTGCGCCATATCGCGCATTTCCGGTCCAACCGGCCCGGGCTCGAGCTTCGGAATGACAGAAAGCGCTCCGTGCCGGTTGATGTAGTCGATCTCCTTTTCAAGGCCGCACGCGGCCATCCAGCGGCCAACAAGCGAGGAGGATAGCACCTCTTTCGCCTTTCCTTCGCCGCCGTATTGCCGGTAAAACAGCCAGGCGGCCATGGCGCTGTCAGAAAGCTCTGCCGCAGCGATTCCTTGCTCAATCAAGCAATGGACAAAATAGCCGGCGCCATAAAAATCTTCAAGGCAAAAGCGGCCGGATGAACCGGAGCAAATGACAATGATCGTCTCATTCTGATGCGCCCGGCAAATATGTTCGCTAACAGCTGGGCTGTTAAGCAAACTCGCCGCATACACGGCCCGGGCTTTCATGGCCTTGCGAAGCGCCACCGTGCCGTTTGTCGTCGACAAAATGACGGTCTTCCCCGGGCAAACCGTTTGCAAAAACAGCGGCGCCGGCGGGTGGAAGCCGGTGATCGTCCTTCCTTCGCTTTCACCGGCAAGTTCATACCCCCCATCCGGCAATCGGCGCCCAACTTCTTCGGCTTCGGCCGCGCTATACACCGGAACGACCGAGCGAGCGCCGGCAGCCAGCGCCGCTGTAATCGATGACGTCGCGAGCAAAATATCAAACACAACGGCTACTTTGCCGTCAGCGAGCGCCGTTTCGTCAATGTCTTCCTTGCGCAGCACAACATGCACTTTCGTGATCATCCTTTTTCACCGCCCTGTCGCCAGCTGCCACGCATGCTCGATGAGCGCCTCGACAAACTGGTTGAAATGACGAAACCGCTCATCATTTGTTTGTCCGCGGCGGTAACGGTAATAAATTTGTTGGCAGATGACGGCCAATTTAAAATAAGCAAACGTTAAATAGATATGCATATCAGAAACGTCGCGGCCGCTTTTTTCCGCATACACAGCAATAAACTGTTCGCGCGTGTAAAAGCCGGGCCGGACGGTGACCGGCGCGCGGCCGAAGCCGTGTTTGACAAGCGGCGGGTCGCCTTCTTCAATCCAATAGCTCATCGCCACTGCCAAATCGGCAAGCGGGTCGCCAACGGTCGACATTTCCCAATCGAACAAGCCGACCATTTTCGTCACATCGTCCTCAGCAAACAAGGCGTTATTCAGCTTAAAATCGTAATGAATCACCGTCGCCTCGCGCTGTGGCGGAATATGGGAAGCAAGCCACTTCATGAGCGCCTCGGCCGCTGGAACGTCGTCTGTTTTCGCCCGCTCGTAGCGCTGAATCCACCCGTGCACTTGCCGCTCCATAAACCCTTCCGGCTTGACCATCTGCACAAGGCGGGTCTTCTTATAATCGATTTGATGGATGTTGACAAGCGTCTCGACCATCGTTTCGGAAATGCCGCGGCACACGTCCTCCGTCGGGTCGATGCCATCTGGGAAATCGCTGTCGATCACCACGCCGCGGCGTCGCTCCATCACAAAAAACGGGCTGCCGATCACTGATTCATCTTCACAAAAGTAGAATGGCTTCGGA is part of the Geobacillus sp. 46C-IIa genome and encodes:
- a CDS encoding IDEAL domain-containing protein; its protein translation is MYEKQYPNEGAVLFNQPEEKSSYGPMAERVLKEAIFQFQRKKLMEKIDEALAAGNKPLFFKLSAQYNDLLKKYGV
- a CDS encoding HEAT repeat domain-containing protein, with the protein product MALVFAVAMAAALLAVLTGLFIYLVMRKWRENRRQARLRAYKEERRLPLLRYLLGEEELSFRFSSPLEREAVLQLLDSFASLLKGEHVQARLRAFAEAHFQGWLRRRLASRQWSERMNALFLIEDLQMKGMLPDIERLYRSDEVTEGEAAKILAIFAKFDYRPVVTYVLQPRYELTEFAYRIIFGHMGEQLLQQVKKRFAELPPAGKYALIDMIGIRRRQEQLFLQWLLASEEWEIRVRALKAMAEIGVPLGARQLERHLRSPHWQERLMAARLAGKCREEKLLPLLCERLSDRSFAVRSEAAAAIARLPGGRAVLRTAAQNVDDRYARDMARQWLEGEEI
- the corA gene encoding magnesium/cobalt transporter CorA; this translates as MAMIRTCVVTKEFEVIHDVDLTFVNSPDVSWYWVDFHEPTDEEADLLASFFRFHPLAIEDCLEYVQRPKLDFYDRYLFVVLHAIAGTTLEAEEVDLFVGQNFIVSFHKSPVHAVEDVWERLKREQDVQQGPFHVMYRLIDKLVDDYFPPLYYIEDVLNDLEENTNNEPIHDVIEKVFDIRGDLSRLRRTIVPMRDLLYRIIHSDRLQRMKERQLYFHDIYDHLLKLSEMIETNREITADIRDSYLSLNSNRMNNIMMTFTAITTIFMPLTFIAGIYGMNFDYMPELRWKYGYFAVLAVMATIGITMFIWFKRNGWFQLLKGDWAKEDRERR
- a CDS encoding quinone oxidoreductase translates to MRIVQFTEYGGPGVLKVKEIERPSPSGRHVLIEAEAIGVNYADTARREGRYVVPTPLPFVPGTEVAGVVREVGPNVQTIRPGQRVVALIEAGGYAEYVVVDERAVVPLPDGVDARQAAALPVQGLSAYHILKTMGRLEEGETVLVHAAAGGVGTLAVQLAKRFGAKTVIATASTEEKRALARRLGADVTVDYTKNDWSKAVMEATQGRGVDVALEMAGGDIFHQTLDCLAPFGRLVVYGAASGEMTRLNPVRLMAKNWSIIGFFLPQIMRKRALYEQSLRELLHWVQEGSLELTIGGVYPLEQAAMVHELLQGRKTSGKLLLVP
- a CDS encoding aminotransferase A, yielding MKHLIQPRVQSIQLSGIRQFFNLVAGRPGLVSLTIGQPDFPTPDHVKAAAQEAIAADFTTYTANAGLLELRQAACQFVADKYGLRYSPDEVIATVGASQALDITFRTILEEGTEVLLPAPVYPGYEPLIRLCGAKPVYIDTRQNGFRLSAELIAPYITDKTRCLVLPYPSNPTGTTLSSEALESIAALMKGRPIWIVSDEIYSELVYRGHHRSIAEWLPEQTIVINGLSKSHSMTGWRIGFVFAPSFVIEQMLKVHQYSVSCTSSVSQKAAVAALTAGKNDAEAMRAAYAERLEYAYNRLTAMGLPVEKPDGAFYLFPSIAAFHMPSFDFAVDVVEKAGVALVPGSAFSEYGEGYVRLSYAYSLDVLKEGLDRLERYIQTKRNSR
- a CDS encoding 2-phosphosulfolactate phosphatase, whose translation is MTKVHVVLRKEDIDETALADGKVAVVFDILLATSSITAALAAGARSVVPVYSAAEAEEVGRRLPDGGYELAGESEGRTITGFHPPAPLFLQTVCPGKTVILSTTNGTVALRKAMKARAVYAASLLNSPAVSEHICRAHQNETIIVICSGSSGRFCLEDFYGAGYFVHCLIEQGIAAAELSDSAMAAWLFYRQYGGEGKAKEVLSSSLVGRWMAACGLEKEIDYINRHGALSVIPKLEPGPVGPEMRDMAQMKAAREGKRQ
- a CDS encoding phosphotransferase family protein, with amino-acid sequence MSAIIPVRKGEELPAEKLAAFLRAVLPDMPNGELEIEQFSAGRSNLTYLLRCGEWEAVLRRPPFGPVPPKAHDMKRESTWLAEIHPLFPLAPKPFYFCEDESVIGSPFFVMERRRGVVIDSDFPDGIDPTEDVCRGISETMVETLVNIHQIDYKKTRLVQMVKPEGFMERQVHGWIQRYERAKTDDVPAAEALMKWLASHIPPQREATVIHYDFKLNNALFAEDDVTKMVGLFDWEMSTVGDPLADLAVAMSYWIEEGDPPLVKHGFGRAPVTVRPGFYTREQFIAVYAEKSGRDVSDMHIYLTFAYFKLAVICQQIYYRYRRGQTNDERFRHFNQFVEALIEHAWQLATGR
- a CDS encoding diguanylate cyclase, yielding MRKWKQRENFFLPQLGSGYYEERRGKLDSYVVSLLDQMKEQYEQWEASSPLSSAELIRFFGAIGRAAEVIGRNDIAAEAERILQGMSRQKERQWTAEEALAEMVPLLRRCYEAEETDSPIASPPQRGGTEADVLLCGNDPLFFAYLRGSLQTVPWRFITLPSLEQAAASMFRLNPDCIIVDIGEDHLETPSFLALLENTGRPCYIPVVIVSRDGRKAVHLKWYELGADDVIVKPAAAGELFIRVRRLVEKKRKIDELVLIDELTGVYNRKYLPRVYVRLRSDLERSGTPSCLALLDLDHFKQVNDRFGHLVGDAVLKKLAAFLLQHTRGMDTVVRFGGEEFVVWLAKTSTGEARRVLRRLQRQFASEEVEADGVRLSCTFSAGFVECDDPNEPLDHWLNLADKALYEAKRKGGNRVEEARRQTSHANGAQAEKQHRQADTQRWSVAIVDDDELARTVIADLVRKLAAEQEREVDIYEFGDGLSFLESPLCEHGRRFVVILDRVMPKMDGLEVLHRLRRRRMPHKVMMLTSRQDEREIAHALEKGVDEYVTKPFKWLELEARLRRLLKELEE
- a CDS encoding glycoside hydrolase domain-containing protein, giving the protein MVRGVWGVDSAQVVTDQLFQCVRTELGYPKFWGRYLVEVPNVSEGLTRDEITRIRNYGVKVMPIYNAFREAVGYANGQVAARNAVFHARRLGIPKNKLLFANIEDFFAVDAAWIAAWVETLYPTGYRPGLYADPTKGDFAAAYCEAVGRNNQVAVQAVIWSAAPRPGTTKEQKAPRYQPAAPPCSANVWVWQYGRDAEVCPVDTNLADRRLLDFLY